Proteins co-encoded in one Dyella japonica A8 genomic window:
- the rpsG gene encoding 30S ribosomal protein S7, with product MSRKGSHPARLVLPDPKHGSQLIARFINMVMKSGKKSVAESIVYGALAHLGEKNAEPVQLVEKALNNIAPAVEVKSRRVGGATYQVPVEVRPGRRMALAMRWAIDSARKRGETSMPRKLAAELLEASENRGGAIKKREETHRMAEANKAFSHYRW from the coding sequence ATGTCGCGTAAAGGTTCCCATCCCGCCCGTCTGGTCCTGCCGGACCCCAAGCACGGCAGCCAGCTGATCGCCCGCTTCATCAACATGGTGATGAAGAGCGGCAAGAAGTCGGTCGCCGAAAGCATCGTTTACGGTGCTCTGGCTCACCTGGGCGAAAAGAACGCCGAGCCGGTTCAGCTCGTCGAGAAGGCGCTCAACAACATCGCTCCGGCGGTTGAGGTGAAGTCCCGTCGTGTCGGCGGCGCCACCTACCAGGTGCCGGTCGAAGTCCGTCCGGGTCGCCGTATGGCGCTCGCCATGCGCTGGGCCATCGACTCCGCCCGCAAGCGCGGCGAGACCTCGATGCCGCGCAAGCTGGCAGCCGAGCTGCTCGAGGCTTCGGAAAACCGTGGTGGCGCGATCAAGAAGCGCGAAGAAACCCACCGCATGGCAGAGGCCAACAAGGCCTTCTCGCATTACCGCTGGTAA
- the rpsL gene encoding 30S ribosomal protein S12 encodes MTTVNQLVRKSRSPKTYKSASPALQNSPQRRGVCTRVYTTTPKKPNSALRKVAKVRLTNGYEVISYIGGEGHNLQEHSVVLIRGGRVKDLPGVRYHTVRGSLDCAGVTKRRQSRSKYGAKRPKS; translated from the coding sequence ATGACGACAGTCAACCAGTTGGTTCGCAAATCCCGTAGCCCGAAGACCTACAAGAGTGCTTCGCCGGCTTTGCAGAACAGCCCGCAGCGCCGCGGCGTGTGCACGCGCGTCTACACGACCACTCCGAAGAAGCCGAACTCGGCTCTCCGCAAGGTCGCCAAGGTGCGTCTCACCAATGGCTACGAAGTGATCAGCTACATCGGTGGCGAAGGTCACAACCTGCAGGAGCACTCCGTGGTCCTGATCCGTGGCGGCCGCGTCAAGGATCTCCCGGGCGTGCGTTACCACACCGTGCGCGGCAGTCTCGACTGCGCCGGCGTCACCAAGCGCCGTCAGTCGCGCTCCAAGTACGGCGCCAAGCGCCCGAAGTCCTGA